GACTGTCTGGCAAAGATCAAAGGGGCCAATGATGGGATCCGCTTTGTCAGATCCACCTCTGAAGTATGAACATTTtgggtttttttttcatggcaTCATCACTAATATTGCACTGATTATAAACTGTTCATTGTTTTATCAGATTAACCCTCAAAATTAGTTAAGTTATTCTGAAATCTATTTTCTTTGAAATAgcaaaaagtgttttctgtctcatttctTATTATtgacacaacacaaaatacacataaatactttCATTTAATAATGTTGCTGCTTACAGTTCAGTTCAATATTTTAGAGCCAAAATACGTTcaagaaaacaatttaaatctTGGCACTGATGTGATGCCTCCTTGTAATTGTGATATAAAAGCAGTGTGCTGTAATTGTTTTCAGTCCTCCATTTTACAAGTTTATATTAGAATGGGCTTCAGTTAAATATGTGTATCATCAATTTATAAACAGTTACATTGTAGTTGAGATAGCACTTTTGAGcagtaaataattaaaaaaaactaaatgttgaaAACAAGGTAGATTTTGAAGAGTGAAAGATTCCTCAAGTTTTAGTATAAGGTAAACACTGTCAAAATcactgtgtaaaataaatatgttttctgcTTCGACAGCTGAAGACATCTCTGGGGAAGGGGCGAGCATTTATTCGCTACTCCCTCGTACATCAGCGACTGGCCGACACGCTGCAGCAGTGCCTGATGAACCAGCGAGTCACCAGGTAAAACCGACAGTTATTAGTGAACTCCCCTGGCTGTATGGTTTTTAATTAAGATACATATCATTTAATTAAGAAACATATCATTGTACAGACAACTGCTTTATGAATTACAaggtttgtaaaaaaaattggataGAGGCTATGAAACATTAAATTTCCCCTCTCTGGGACATGGGCTTGCTGCTTTAGAGGATGTAGTGGTTAGACAGGGGCGAACTGGGACAGTAATTTGCGAGGGGAATTGACTCCTCTCTAGGCCACCCTTTAACACAAAGCACCAGACCTCTTTTTTTGTAGGCGAAAGTCATTCGTTGATAAACAGTTAACACACTAGTAAACAATTCACCACCCTCTGCCTTCTTTTCAATAACTTCATCTTTGTCAAGTGCCATAAGAATCTCAAACAACCAAAACAGAGTATATATGGTATTTTTATGGCTTTTACTTGAAATTCTTCATCAGATGGTCCTGATATTGTCTGGGGGTCACTCTGAGCTGGTGAACTGTCATTGTGAAGTGAAATTTAGTTTGTGGAAACcttattttgttgcttgaatttaagtttttcttcattttaaagtttgattaattCTTTGCAAAGTTCTTAAGAGAAATCAATGTTATCTCAATTTAATTTTTTGAAAACTAATTTCAGATTTCAGTCGTAATTTTTTATCAATTAgtgtattcattatttattgttaCTTAATTCAGTTCAATCGATTTTGTTAAATTAGTTAATTTTTCACCTCAATAATTCATTAATGCTTTTGCTGACTGAAAAAATGTGCAGCCCATTTGGAGGAAGattgcttttacttttaaatcaCTCTAACACGCTGGTAACTTAGCTTTCAGAAACAATGGCCACTGTGACATGAGTAGAGTCTGGCTTGACCACAGTCCTGTACTGCATCTGAGGCAAGCGCTTATCGCttattttctctgcctctctgctgcaCCTTTCCTTTTCCACTGACCACGACCTGGCATTTCGCCGGCGACATGTTATATAACTAAAAATCAGAATCGGGTGTACGGCTGATACAATGATTTTAGATAGCGTAGCTGTAATATCATTTGGCTGCTATGTGCTTCCGAGAGACAAGTCCGACGTGAGTAAGTCAGTTGCCAGATAAGTGGATTTGAAAGGTCCGTCTGCTTATTATTGCTAATCAAGTTATCAGTTCAAGGCCAATAAAGACAATCTGGCAAGCGGGAAATGTCCTGATGTACCCGATGTGCAGTCCACCACTGTGGTCAGTGATAGCAGAATATAAAGAGTAGTATAATTATGAAGACATATTAAAAGTAAATTGTTTTTGATCAATGATGTGTACGTGTAGAGCTGTTCATATGAATGGTACcaaatggaagaggaggaagaatagCACTGTTTGGTGTTTTTGAAGAATAACTTAATTTCCTGGTAGAGGTTTAAGTTTCCTCCAGTAGTGATAAGGGTAAATATTAGAGAAAAATTGTCTTATTCAGCCACTATAACTGGTTACAGTCATTGCACTATATATTGATTTaacctctccctcttctctcctcgtGTAGTGACTGGTTCTACGCTAGAAGCCCCTTCCTGAAGCCCCATCTCAGTGTTGACATCATCAATCACCTGTATGAACTCAATGAGGTCCAGTTTGACGTGGCCTCCAGAGGACATGATCTTGATGCCTCCTGGCCCACTTTTGCAAGGTAGGAACACAAAAAACTACTAAAACAACATTAAGGGCAAAAACAAAGCATGAAAAAGATCCATCAGATAACTGAATAAGCATTATCAAAGGTAAGATGTGTTTACAGTAAACAGTATCattacagtttgttttctgaTGATCAGGAGGACACTGGGAAGTGGAAACTCACCTGGCCACATGTGGAAACCACCCAGTCGCAGTTCCAGTATTAACAGTCTGGCCAGCACCTACTCCCAGGTAACTGATCCATGTctccaaaaacattttttaattgctACGGGACCTTAAtcacttcttctcttctcttcccattTTTCTTACAACCATCCAGCAAGCACCTGAGTTCCCCTCCAGCCCCGACTATGGTCAGAGTCTGCTAAATGACCTTAATGATTCCCTTCCTACGTGCTCCGAAGATGTCGGGACAGTTGAAGACCTTCGCCTAGAACTGGACCAGTCCGAGCTGAAGCAGCGAGAACTCTTCGATAAGGTGCAGCTGCTGGGCGAGGAGGCAGCTGAGCTCAGGGTTGTAGTCGTCGAGCTCCAGAGGCAGCTGGATGTGTCGCTTTCTGCCCAGGAGGAGCAACGGGGCTTGCAGGGAGAACTCATGACTCTgcaagggagagaggaggcccTGTCCAGAGAGGTGGAAACACTTAGGACTAGGGACAAAACAACAGAGGCTGAACAACGCCTGCTTCATGAAAAGTTGGCAACTGCTGAAGGGAAGAACATAGAGCTAATGGCCAAGTTAGACGGGGTTCTGAATGAGAAGGGCCAGCAAGCAACCAGCTACTTTGACTCCGCACAAAAGATACATGAGTTGCTGGACAGATTGAAAGATGCAGAGAAAGGGAAGATGGAAGCTactgcagaggcagaggagaagaagaggctggCAGAAAGACTGGAGGACGAGCTGAGATTAAAGGAGGCAGCTGCAAAGGATGGTGAGATCAAATTTGGAGCATTAGTTGCATCTGCGTCTGAGGAGAAGGCCACATTGATGGCGAAAGTGGAACAACAGTGTAGTGCACATGACAAGCTACAGGGGGCATTGACATTAAGAGAGAAGGAGGCAAGCAACCTACAGAAGCAGCTGCAAGATCTGCAAAGATCtctagaggagagagagaaagaggtggagTTTGTGAAGAGGATGGCACAAGAAGATAACGATGAAATGCACAAGAATGTCGGtggcttaaaaaaaaagctagaAACAGAAGTAACCGCTCTTAAGGGGCAggttgaaaagaaagaagcagagcTGACCTTAACCTGTGAGACCCTGCAGCAGCTTGAAGCCAAGAACCAAAAGCTTAACACAGAAAGGGAGAAACTGACATGTGGCCTTGCTGAGCTCGAGGGAAGCATCAAAGAACAGACCACAAAGATAGAAGATTACAAGACACAGTGTACCAATTTAATGGAGCTGAATGAGAAGCTGCTGACCAGGGTGAAGAGAAATGAGGAGTGGAAGAGGGAGATGGCAGACAACAGAGCAGTGCTTGAAGCAGAGTTAGCAGCTTTAAGGGCCTCTGAGAAACAGCTTCGCGGACAGATGGACCATACCAAGATGACAGtggatgaaaaagagaagcTGTTGCGTGAAGAGAACCGCAAGTTGGATGAGAGTCTGCAGCGAGCCACCATGGCCGCAAAGCTCTCAGAGAGCACGTCAAAGCAGCTTGAGCAGGAGAACCAGAGTCTAAGAGAAGAGCAGGACACTGTGAAAGCAGCTCTTGGTCGCATGCAAGCAGATCTGAAGAGTGTTCACGGGCAGATCGGAGAGTTGGAGAAGAATTTAGGAGCTTCACGCAAGAATGAAGCGAGTCTTCAAAAAGAACTCCAAACAAAAGAGGACCTGCTAGTGAGCAAAGAGAGGAACCTTGTTGAGCTTCAGTCCAGGTTAAAGGCTCTGGAGGCCAGGGGGAAGGAGCTTGAGATGGCCAAAGCTGACGCAGAAGCAACCTGTGCtagacagactgaagtgatCGAGAAGGTGACGTCTGAGAAGCAGACGATGGAGAAATCTCAGCTGGAGAGGAGTGCCGTTCAAGTGAAGGAGAACCAAGAGGTGACAGGAAAGCTGACTGTGTTTGAGGGCCAGTTGGAGCTGAGCCTGAAAGAAGTTGCCAGGTTCCAGGCAGAGGTCCTGGACCTCAGGGTGAAGGTACAGAGGTCTGAGGAAGAAAAGCTTAAATCCCAAGCACAGCTGGAGGTGACAGAAGCCCAAAGAGATGAACTCAGGACTCTGACCGAGCAGCTTAAAGCTCAGACAGAAGCACTGAACCAGAGGCATGTAACAGAGCTGATGGAgtgcaaaaagaaagaagagacgCTGATCGAACAGCGCGACAAAGAAGTAGCTGCCAACGCCGAATTGGCgatctctgcagctgcagtccGAGAAGAACTATCCGGCCTCAAGGCACGAAACGAGAAGCTGGCCGCAGAGAACAGTGAGACGCGTGAGGGTCTGCACAGGGCAAACACGGAGATGGCCGAGCTGGGGATGACCATCTGCAAGCTGAGTGCTGAGAAAGAAGAGGCCAGAGAGCACTGCACAGGTGACGCTGCCAGGATttcagagatggagaaaaaggtGGAGCTGCTAGAGGAGTGCATGACGGAACTGCGACTGGAGAATAACAGAGTAAGAGAGGAGCTGATGCAGAAGGAGACGCTTCCAGGGACAATCATTGAGctccaggagcagctggaaaAGGCCAAGAACCAAGTGCAGAGTGTCAAGGActccagcagagaggagacggaTGCTGTAAAGTTCCAGATGAGCTCAGAGATCATGCATTATCAGAGCCAGATGAAGGTGAGTCAGTCAGAACCTGTCATTGGCATTTACATTCTTAGCACCGTGGCTACAAACATCTATTGTTTCCTCGGTTTCCATTCTCTGATGTTTCTGTGACTCTTCAGAGTACGAATGAACAGCTCGACAAGGTGAAaactcagctgcaggaggagctgaagaacgTGTGCAGCCTGCGGGCCAAAGTGTCTGAATTAGAGGTGAGAGTCTTTCAAGCATCACATCATTCGGGGTTACATAATGAGGAAACATGTGGTGGTGGTAGAACCTGTTCTCTAATCTCTGGAGAGTAGCTGCCTTACAATATGAGATatgagatttaaaaataaactga
The nucleotide sequence above comes from Platichthys flesus chromosome 9, fPlaFle2.1, whole genome shotgun sequence. Encoded proteins:
- the fyco1a gene encoding FYVE and coiled-coil domain-containing protein 1, whose protein sequence is MATGATVGESQLQRIIRDLHEAVAELAKEYRESGEPITDDSTNLHKFSYKLEYLLQFDQKEKSTFLGTKKDYWDYFSDCLAKIKGANDGIRFVRSTSELKTSLGKGRAFIRYSLVHQRLADTLQQCLMNQRVTSDWFYARSPFLKPHLSVDIINHLYELNEVQFDVASRGHDLDASWPTFARRTLGSGNSPGHMWKPPSRSSSINSLASTYSQQAPEFPSSPDYGQSLLNDLNDSLPTCSEDVGTVEDLRLELDQSELKQRELFDKVQLLGEEAAELRVVVVELQRQLDVSLSAQEEQRGLQGELMTLQGREEALSREVETLRTRDKTTEAEQRLLHEKLATAEGKNIELMAKLDGVLNEKGQQATSYFDSAQKIHELLDRLKDAEKGKMEATAEAEEKKRLAERLEDELRLKEAAAKDGEIKFGALVASASEEKATLMAKVEQQCSAHDKLQGALTLREKEASNLQKQLQDLQRSLEEREKEVEFVKRMAQEDNDEMHKNVGGLKKKLETEVTALKGQVEKKEAELTLTCETLQQLEAKNQKLNTEREKLTCGLAELEGSIKEQTTKIEDYKTQCTNLMELNEKLLTRVKRNEEWKREMADNRAVLEAELAALRASEKQLRGQMDHTKMTVDEKEKLLREENRKLDESLQRATMAAKLSESTSKQLEQENQSLREEQDTVKAALGRMQADLKSVHGQIGELEKNLGASRKNEASLQKELQTKEDLLVSKERNLVELQSRLKALEARGKELEMAKADAEATCARQTEVIEKVTSEKQTMEKSQLERSAVQVKENQEVTGKLTVFEGQLELSLKEVARFQAEVLDLRVKVQRSEEEKLKSQAQLEVTEAQRDELRTLTEQLKAQTEALNQRHVTELMECKKKEETLIEQRDKEVAANAELAISAAAVREELSGLKARNEKLAAENSETREGLHRANTEMAELGMTICKLSAEKEEAREHCTGDAARISEMEKKVELLEECMTELRLENNRVREELMQKETLPGTIIELQEQLEKAKNQVQSVKDSSREETDAVKFQMSSEIMHYQSQMKSTNEQLDKVKTQLQEELKNVCSLRAKVSELEAENEQYLVLTGEKDAHITTTEATIRRTESEIQRLTEAVSKAEDSDFSLQKVCEELKEKLNATHSDHQNQNLKMTAEIDDLNSTKAYLEERLIELIRDKDALWQKSDALEFEQKLRAEERWWLDKEATHCLGCKGQFTWWLRRHHCRLCGRIFCYYCSNNFATTKHSGKKERCCRECYTQHSAVVERFTEAELSPSEIQPPPPGAGAQPSPEPAPYKPTPRVTVSDPSNKSDDGVFDIITEEEVNGVYDSDTTSQTTAGSLDGEQDRRPPGSMDIGTGDLTPEDQEEHVPTVQDSEINLLRSGEVTMAVPLSIDAICQFGEGSRELFVKSSCYSVITVPVDDCGPTISWMFSSEPKSISFSVVYRESADTQVEQSKVLIPLTRCNSHKETIQGQLKVRHPGLYSLIFDNSFSRFISKKVFYHLTMEKPVIYDGSDFP